The Canis lupus baileyi chromosome 26, mCanLup2.hap1, whole genome shotgun sequence DNA window CAGAGCAGGCCATTAGTCACATTTGTTCAGTGTCGAGGACGCTCCGCACATCCCAGGGAGCTCTGTGGCTCTAAACTCAGGGTGGAGTCCGGCCTCCTCCCACTGCCGCTCATGCGGCTTCAGGGATAGTCAGCACCCAGGCTAAAAGTAGCAGACATCTCCCTGGCTACAGGCCCCAGGCTTGGGAGTTTGGGCTTAGAAAGGAGGCCTGGGCCACAGAgaccacttctctctctgtggctcaaGCCACTGCTCCAGACTCTGAGTGGGCATGTGTCCAGGAAGTGTGTGACTGGTCCTCAACTGTTGGGAGACCAAGCAGTAGCTTCCAGGCTCATTCAGAGTCATCCAGGGTTGGTGCCCAGCACGGACCTGGGACACTGAGCCTCCTCACCATGGCCACTACACGTGGGCAGGCCCTGGGCACCCTGCTGCCCACCCTTCTGCTGGGACTCACAGGTAAGTCCTGGGTGCTGCCCAAAGACACCCTCAGAGCTGGCAGGGAGGCCCTGGGGAATCCCTAAACGCAGCTGTCTTGTGTTGCAGGGGTCTGGGCCCTAGAGGACTTAGCTTAGCCCTTTGCCTACGACAAGGTGTTTGTTTGTATCCTTTCCTCACTGTAGACATGGTAGGAAATGAAGGTGGTGGGAGGTTGGGGGTCAGGAGGACACGAGGGCTAGAGACTGAGGAAgcacagggagagaaaaagagtccACCTCCCACCCGGGCTCCCTGATGTCAGCTCTGGTCTGAGTGGCTAGCAGACCTAGGTCAGAGAGGGCAAGAGGGCCAGAGAGACAGAGTTAGAGGGCCCTCGAGTGTTGGTATCTCTGGCGTTGCGGGAAGAGTACAGGACTCTCAATCAGATAGATCTGCCTGACATTCCTTCTTAGCCCGCAGCAGGCTGGATGATCCTGTACAGGTCACTAAACCTCGttgtctctgtctccttttctgggATGAATTCCCCCATCTTCCACGGGGAGGAAGATGGTTTGTAGATGTGCAGCTTCATTCTAAGACTTCTGATCagtttcttgggtgttcagagtgcctggagggggaagagaatctAGTTCTGCAGTTGTCCTGGGATGACACTAGGATGCAGATGCTAGGCTAGAAGAGGATGGGCAATACTGCCTCAGGTAGAGAGAGCTCCCCATCCCTGGAGGTGAGCAAGCAGAGGGTAGATGCCAATGAGATGTGCACATTGAAGGACCTGATTAGGAGGGCCAAACGTCTCTGCCCCAGGTGGCTTTCGACTTCACACTGATGTCCAAGAGGGAAATCTCAAGTCCTCACCACCTCTCTCCCCAAAACCAGAACCATCCACCTGATGTCCAAGAGAAAAGCCTGGGAGACATTTCCCCATAATCCACGGTGTCCCCCATAGTGGAGGACAGACCTTTTCAGTCACCAAGTCCTGCTGGCTGTATCTGTCACATGGGTCTCGGGTCCCCCCATTACCCACCACCCTGATCCAGGCAGGCCTGTGCTGCCTCCTTACTGGTGTCCCTACTCCCATCCTGCCATCCTCCCTTCCATCCTCCACACAGCAACCAGTTTCCTTCTAAACCATGTCTATGAGGCCACCTGCCCTTGCGTTCACAATCTCCAATGGCTTCCCGTCACACTCAGAATAGAGTCAGAGGCATCACCCTGTACCACAGGCTCTTCCCCATGTGGACCTCTCAGTTCATGATGCTTGGTTCTCTCAGCCTCTCAAGCCCACCAAGCTCTTCCTTCCAAGGTATTCTTCCAAGGCTGTTCCCACTTTCTAGAACATTCTTCCTTTGCCCTTTCTCATGGCTGCCTCCTATCCATCCCTCAGGTTCAGCTCGAAATGTCACCTTCTTCAGGAAGCCTTCTACATTCTCTTCTAGAATAAGCCTTCTGGCACTTTTTTTACCTTGCACTTCACATTTCCCTGAAGCTGAGCCCCAGTTTTAATGACATATTTGCTTGTTTACTTGTAATCTTCCGTTTTATGCTCCCCATGGCTGGAACGAGACACAGTGCGTAGTTAAGCCCACAAGGCCTGACGTGCCATGGGCAGCCCTCAAGGGCCATTGAGTGTCGTATGCATCCTGTTCTGTGTGGTCACAAGCTCTCTTTCATAGCTGGGCAGCCCTTCATCTCTCTGATGGGCCCATCTCAGAGGACAACCCCAGGAAATCCGGTGCCTTTCAACTGTACTGCTGGCCCCTTTAGCTCCTGGGACTTCAATGTCACCTGGAAGAAGGGCAGAGACGAGCATCCAGCCTCAGCTCAGTACCTGGTGATTAATGACAAAGGCAACTATTCTATCACCAGTAAGGTGTGGGTGACACTGGCCCACCAAGATATCTTATTGGGGATCACCTGTGAAGTCACCTACACGGCGCTGAAAGAGCCTCTGCGAAAGACCATGAATCTCTCCCAAGTGCTCCAAGGTGGGGGTGCAGTAGGTGGCGGcgcggggtcacgacctgagcagaaggcaaatgctcaaccactgagccacccaggcgtcccttaaaaaatatcttatttgttCAACCAGTAGTGAATGTCTACCGTGTGCCAGGCATTATtgtaggtgctggggatacagcaaTAAAGTTAAATCCCTGTCCTTGTGGGCAtcatattttactcatttgtaaaattacATTTCATGAGGTGAACtatttcaaacatacaaaaaCTGATATACCAGACAccctacccatttttaaaaaatttttttattttttattttttattttttttttttatgatagacacacagtgagagagagagaggcagagacacaggcagagggagaagcaggctccacgcactgggagcccgacgtgggactcgatcccgggtctccaggatcgcgccctgggccaaaggcaggcgctaaaccactgcgccacccagggatcccccctaccCATTTTTAATGAACAGTAACATTTCACTTTATTTGCCTTACATTGAGGatacaagaaaatattatttcttaaaaaaaaaagtagggatccctgggtggcgcagcggtttggcgcctgcctttggcccagggcgcgatcctggagactcgggatcgaatcccacgtcgggctcccggtgcatggagcctgcttctccctctgcctgtgtctctgcctctctctctctatctgtgtgtgactatcataaataaataaaaattaaaaaaaaaaaaaaagtaaccgaGGAGAGAGTGGGAGGTCTTGTGGTGGGTTCCTGGGAGAAGGAACAGGCTGGGCAGGCAGGGGTAATTTCAACAGATGTTTCTGTTTGTCTAGTTGTCCCCACCCTGAAGATCAGCACCAAGACCTCTAGGACGCACATCCACGTGCATCAGAGAGTGAATCTCACTTGCCACGTGAGCcacttctacccctcccccctacGTCTCATCTGGATGGAGAAcagacacaaggtccaggagGTGGAGTCCCCACAGGTCACGAGAAACCCAGATGGGACCTACTCTCTGGAGCACACATGGCAGGCAGAGGCCACGCTGAATGGGAGTGAGTTTGCTTGCTGGGTGGTCCAGGATGAGCAGCCCCCAGTCCAAGCCAATATCACCCTGCATGCCCAGGCGCCCAGGTTGGGAAAAGGTGGGTTCCATCTCTTGCTGGCTCTGCAGGTGGCGTGGCTAGGTGGTGTCAGGCATGAACACTCCCACCTACCCTCGGACTAGGGTGCAGGCAGTAGTAGGTCCAGGACTCAGGGAAGCATCGGATGAAGGTGAAGGAAGGGAGGATGCCTTGGGCTGGTGACAAAACTCTTAGTCATTCACCCTAAACTCCACACCCTCTTCTTCCCCCACACTCCCACCAAGAAGGAGCAGGACTTTCCTTTTCCAATACTAGGCACTTCTCAGGTAGGAATTTCTCTGCCTTAATGCTTGACTGCAGGAAACGGCAGAGACTGTGGACTGCTGGGTGCCAAGATCTCTTCCAAgaaggcctttctttcttttctttctttctttctttttctttctttctttctttctttctttctttctttctttctttctttctttctttctttctttctctttctttctttctttctttctttctctctctctctctctctttctttctttctttctttcttgatttattattgaagttttttgtggtttttgtttgttttttggaaggCTTTTAATCAAGACTGGTTCAGCTGAAAGTTTCTGGGAGTCAATTTTAAAGAGAGGCCAGAATTCTTCACTCCCTTAGCTGGGAAACAGAATGGATGCTGGAGCAAGACTCTCCTCTCTACTATCcagtgttctctgtctctctgtcctttctctttcctcctaccatctcctcctcttcctctttctaccctcccccctccctgtcctaaccccctcccccctccccatcctaaccccctcccccctccccgtcctaaccccctcccccctccccgtcctaaccccctccaccctccccgtcctaaccccctccctccaccccatcctaaccccctccctccatcccatcctaaacccctcccccctccccttcctaaccccctccccctccccatcctacccccctccctccctcctccccacctcctgtccTTTGTGGCCGCGGATGCCTTTGTCCACTAGGGGGAGCTGCCTGCTAGCAGTTCCTCCCGAGAAGCGCACGCGGCGGGACCAACCTTGGGGCTGCCTCCTTCAGCTCGGGAGAAGGAATGACTGGCCCGGCGGGCCGACCCACAGCCTCCAGGGCCGGGGCAAGCGGGGAAGCGGGGAGGCGGCTGCCGCGTGCGCGGGTCTCGGCCCCCGCTGCTGCCCGCGAaggtggggtgctggggggcgTGGCTGGCCAGACCGCGGTGTGCGCCCCCGCGTCCCCGCGTCCCCGCGGGCCGGCCTGCTCCCAGGCGAGGGGAGACGTCCCACGCCCCGTTCAGTTTCTCCGGGTCCTTTTCGGTTGTTGCCCGGCACGAATAAGAGAAACGTTCGCCCAGTGGGACACGCAGATCTGGGTGGGAACGTCCAAACTGGTCTTTGCTCTTGGGAGGCCAGCGtcagttcttcctttcttttttttttttttaataataaatttattttttattggtgttcaatttgccgacatacagaataacgcccagtgctcatcccgtcaagggcccccctcGGTATTTCTTTCTGACTCCCTTCTCCACTGGCTCACTCCAGCTTCGGCCTGGCCGTCTCTCCTCCTGCCTTTTCCAGGGTTGGGGCCCCCTTTCTGTTATGTGTGAGAGGACCTTGGGACCCGCGCAGCTTCAGCATCCCCACCTCGGGCCTCCGTTGACGTGTTGGCTGACACCTGTAGGGCGCTGACCCTGTCCCCCAGGCCCTCCATGGCTTGGCTGGCACATGACAGGACGGGCAGCAGAGGAGCGAGATCTCAGCCGTCTGAGCTGGGGTCATACCCGTCGATAtgctctttcctatttttctccgCCTCCTGCCTGAGAATAAGGGCCTCAGCGTGATCTCACTGCTCCTCTCAAATCTCAGTCTCACATGCTCTGTTTCTGGTATTTCCTTCTCCCTgaatgccccccgccccccacgacCAGGCACATGGTTTGGTCCCCACAGTGGCACTTAGCCCCGGGGCCCTCCTGCTATGGGGCTCTGTTTGCTTACACCTCTCCTCAGTGATGGGACTCTCACTCCTCTGAAGCAGATTCTGGATCTTGTGTTTGGAGGTGGCCAGACTCTGGAGCTAAGCTGATCGGTGTTCCACCACAGAGCTGCCACCAGCCATCTGTGTCCTGGGTTCAGTTCCTCATCTGTGCCCTGACAGCTGTGGCACCTGCCTCGCGGGACCTGCCAGGGATTCCTTTCCTTGGCCCCTGCTTGGCAACTGAACAATGAGGCTCACAAAGGGTGCTGTGTCACGACTGCTTGCAGTCTCCAGGGTGCCCAACCCAAAGCCTGCTGCAAGAAGTAAAATATTGAAGTTCACTGTTCATGATGGTACCAATAGTAGGAAAGTAAAGGCCTGTAACAGAAAGAGCCCATGACATGAAGTCACAAGCCTTGATTTGGAATATGGATGCTGTTTGCTGTGAGGCCCGTGGGCAAGTCACtaaccctctctgagccttttctttctctaacaTTAGAAATAAACAACAATTTCTCAGATGGTTCTTGTGAGTATAGGATGATGATAGGATCATTTATGGAATGATCACTATGTGATCACTATATTCTACTCTAGTTACTTTACTTAATTTACCGGCTAAAAATTAAGAATGCTCCCCAGTTtgcagatggggaagctgagtcTTAGAGAGCCAAGTTGCCCAGGCTAAGCCAGTGGAGGGGCCAGGAATGCAAACCTGGGTTGGATGTGACCTCATAGCCTATGCTCCTAACCTATTCTCTGTACCACCTGCTTTTATATGATCTGGGCCTTGAGCATGGAGCTGCTATACTCTTTCTGGGGATGGAAGACAGACCTGAGGCCTGTGACCTGTGACCACAGATCTGTGACCACAGACACAGACCCCGGGGCCAGACTGCCTGGCTAAGAACCCTGGCTCTGTCACTGGCTGGCTGAGGACCATGGAGAGGTTACCTAGCCTGTCTGGGCCTTAtttagtttcttcacctgtaaaatggagatagtaacAGTCCCTACTCCTAGGGTTGCAGGGAGAACCTGGTGAGTTAGCCGAGCTGGAAAGCAAGAATTCAGCGATGTGGGTGTTTGCTGGGAGGTGTGGGTGGGAGTCAGCCCCATACCCGCTGCTGTGCTCCAGGCATCTGGGCACCTCTGTGCCTCTCACGGGAGGGGTCTCTCCCTGCAGGCCAGAGCACCCACTCTTACTCCCTGCAAGGCCCCCTCCAGCGATCAGAGCCCGGCACGAACATCCAGCTGACCTACATGTCCTCCGGATTCCCCTCACGTCACGTTACTGTGA harbors:
- the LOC140618211 gene encoding tyrosine-protein phosphatase non-receptor type substrate 1-like isoform X4 is translated as MATTRGQALGTLLPTLLLGLTAGQPFISLMGPSQRTTPGNPVPFNCTAGPFSSWDFNVTWKKGRDEHPASAQYLVINDKGNYSITSKVWVTLAHQDILLGITCEVTYTALKEPLRKTMNLSQVLQVVPTLKISTKTSRTHIHVHQRVNLTCHVSHFYPSPLRLIWMENRHKVQEVESPQVTRNPDGTYSLEHTWQAEATLNGSEFACWVVQDEQPPVQANITLHAQAPRLGKGQSTHSYSLQGPLQRSEPGTNIQLTYMSSGFPSRHVTVTWLKKNHKLPKWQTHVHLSRDTYNVTSRVLVPLQADDVLSFVQCHVNHKSTLLFQKTISLDQYLRGPEMPVILFVAFLLGFKVLLVMSFIVTYICRRQNL
- the LOC140618211 gene encoding uncharacterized protein isoform X1, with the translated sequence MATTRGQALGTLLPTLLLGLTAGQPFISLMGPSQRTTPGNPVPFNCTAGPFSSWDFNVTWKKGRDEHPASAQYLVINDKGNYSITSKVWVTLAHQDILLGITCEVTYTALKEPLRKTMNLSQVLQVVPTLKISTKTSRTHIHVHQRVNLTCHVSHFYPSPLRLIWMENRHKVQEVESPQVTRNPDGTYSLEHTWQAEATLNGSEFACWVVQDEQPPVQANITLHAQAPRLGKGQSTHSYSLQGPLQRSEPGTNIQLTYMSSGFPSRHVTVTWLKKNHKLPKWQTHVHLSRDTYNVTSRVLVPLQADDVLSFVQCHVNHKSTLLFQKTISLDQYLRVSPTVTVSQSSPSLGLVAITCHVQRFYPQSVHLTWIDNCHMFKGAEQLTSKRNGDGTYTMESLYLVNVSRQESERVLTCKVQHEAQPPIQAKLILSTAAHGTYKPIGSSSPEMPVILFVAFLLGFKVLLVMSFIVTYICRRQNL
- the LOC140618211 gene encoding signal-regulatory protein beta-1-like isoform X2 produces the protein MGPSQRTTPGNPVPFNCTAGPFSSWDFNVTWKKGRDEHPASAQYLVINDKGNYSITSKVWVTLAHQDILLGITCEVTYTALKEPLRKTMNLSQVLQVVPTLKISTKTSRTHIHVHQRVNLTCHVSHFYPSPLRLIWMENRHKVQEVESPQVTRNPDGTYSLEHTWQAEATLNGSEFACWVVQDEQPPVQANITLHAQAPRLGKGQSTHSYSLQGPLQRSEPGTNIQLTYMSSGFPSRHVTVTWLKKNHKLPKWQTHVHLSRDTYNVTSRVLVPLQADDVLSFVQCHVNHKSTLLFQKTISLDQYLRVSPTVTVSQSSPSLGLVAITCHVQRFYPQSVHLTWIDNCHMFKGAEQLTSKRNGDGTYTMESLYLVNVSRQESERVLTCKVQHEAQPPIQAKLILSTAAHGTYKPIGSSSPEMPVILFVAFLLGFKVLLVMSFIVTYICRRQNL